A window of the Zeugodacus cucurbitae isolate PBARC_wt_2022May chromosome 4, idZeuCucr1.2, whole genome shotgun sequence genome harbors these coding sequences:
- the LOC105216489 gene encoding ketohexokinase-like — MSKSAKAAPEQRRIVCVGMCVLDVIHVVEQYPEEDTDKRCLSGYLQRGGNASNNCTVLRQLSAPQVEFLGMLSGSAAFGFLQEDCRKRNILIENCPSTGMDPPFSSVILNKATGSRTIIHSNPGFPSLEYEHLKRLDLKNYSWVHFEGRNPESVLKFIQDIRNYNKKLTNPKDHIRISVDLEKMKEEILALGEAADFVFLGKDLAIHLGCNDPAAAVMSLYDRFNSQSELDDTKPAIICPWGAEGAGCVDPNGKYTFVPSKPVSEIVDSLGAGDTFCAAVIYALQKLQKSLQEAVHFGHAVAGYKLGHRGYDAIKDFHQGK, encoded by the coding sequence ATGAGTAAGTCAGCTAAGGCAGCGCCTGAACAGCGCCGCATAGTCTGCGTCGGCATGTGTGTGTTGGACGTAATACATGTGGTGGAGCAGTATCCCGAGGAGGACACCGACAAGCGTTGCCTATCCGGTTATTTGCAGCGCGGCGGCAACGCGTCCAACAATTGCACCGTCTTGCGGCAACTTAGCGCGCCGCAAGTCGAGTTTCTGGGCATGTTGAGTGGTTCGGCGGCCTTTGGATTTCTGCAGGAAGACTGCCGCAAGCGTAATATTCTGATCGAGAATTGTCCGAGCACCGGCATGGATCCACCATTTTCTTCGGTCATACTCAACAAGGCGACCGGTTCGCGCACCATCATACACTCAAATCCCGGATTTCCATCGCTGGAATATGAACACCTCAAGCGACTTGATCTAAAGAACTACAGCTGGGTGCATTTCGAAGGACGCAATCCTGAGTCGGTGCTGAAGTTTATACAGGACATACGTAACTATAATAAGAAATTGACTAACCCAAAAGATCACATACGTATATCCGTTGATTTGGAGAAAATGAAGGAGGAAATACTCGCACTGGGCGAAGCAGCTGATTTTGTGTTTCTGGGCAAAGATTTGGCCATCCACTTGGGCTGCAACGATCCGGCGGCAGCTGTGATGAGTTTATATGACAGATTCAATTCACAGTCTGAATTGGATGACACAAAGCCGGCTATAATATGCCCGTGGGGAGCTGAGGGCGCTGGTTGCGTGGATCCAAATGGCAAATATACGTTTGTGCCATCAAAACCGGTCTCCGAAATAGTGGATTCGCTGGGAGCTGGTGACACCTTCTGCGCTGCCGTTATATATGCATTGCAAAAGCTCCAGAAAAGCTTGCAAGAGGCGGTGCACTTTGGACACGCTGTTGCTGGTTATAAACTGGGGCATCGCGGTTACGATGCCATAAAGGACTTTCATCAAGGCAAATGA
- the LOC105216354 gene encoding uncharacterized protein LOC105216354 isoform X2: protein MFSSINFLFLISLAVTTWIILCYFKQIEQQREDPMTVEVHMNNAFEETMRAKACFENYDIYLNFLAIFACIYALAKVATFAENYVAQQVHARFKLAKLPNARPVQPTTVEEFRNQHAQLNMQIDNLEKENAKLAQKVKHLEQSNFLLRVKQLKSGAATTSTVCMLADAGNIQMPQENNKTTSNGMLHAFGSNGAGNVVVGGVGVACNQKEVVNGDGAVEGKERNSGPCFAATGGVFCYRNVIIQDDHSQRTRQIWQKYLEMQKYAIQKPAASHCATEVANAVPIVVSTEELQTMQGTDQQRGKRQPQRTRHAILPPTSSSSKNSANLHTTPHTHTHIPQTSLTLPIQIYYKNLLICLLCWFY, encoded by the exons ATGTTTTCCtcaattaattttctatttctgATATCGCTAGCGGTCACCACGTGGATCATACTCTGCTATTTCAAGCAAATCGAACAGCAACGCGAGGACCCCATGACCGTAGAGGTCCACATGA ACAACGCATTCGAGGAAACCATGCGGGCGAAAGCCTGTTTCGAGAATTACGACATTTATTTGAACTTTCTCGCCATCTTTGCGTGCATTTACGCGCTGGCAAAGGTGGCAACATTCGCCGAGAATTATGTGGCCCAACAGGTGCACGCCCGTTTCAAACTAGCGAAACTGCCGAACGCCAGGCCTGTGCAGCCAACCACCGTGGAGGAGTTTCGCAACCAGCACGCGCAACTCAACATGCAAATCGATAACTTAGAGAAGGAGAACGCCAAATTGGCGCAGAAAGTGAAGCACCTCGAGCAGAGTAACTTTCTTTTGAGAGTGAAACAGCTCAAGAGTGGCGCCGCAACAACTAGCACCGTTTGTATGCTTGCCGACGCCGGCAATATTCAAATGCCGCAGGAGAATAACAAGACCACTTCGAATGGCATGCTGCATGCGTTCGGCTCTAACGGCGCGGGCAATGTTGTCGTGGGTGGCGTCGGTGTTGCCTGCAATCAGAAGGAAGTCGTGAATGGTGATGGTGCTGtggaaggaaaggaaaggaacaGCGGTCCATGTTTTGCTGCAACTGGAGGTGTCTTCTGCTATCGGAATGTAATCATACAGGATGATCACTCTCAGCGGACACGTCAG ATCTGGCAGAAATATttggaaatgcaaaaatatgcgATACAAAAGCCGGCCGCGTCTCATTGTGCAACGGAAGTGGCAAATGCTGTGCCTATTGTTGTATCCACCGAAGAGCTACAAACGATGCAAGGTACCGATCAGCAGAGAGGCAAGCGCCAACCACAACGCACACGACACGCCATCTTGCCACCCACAAGCTCTTCTAGCAAAAATTCAGCCAACTTACACACgacaccgcacacacacacgcatatccCGCAAACTTCACTCACTTTACCCATacaaatttactataaaaatcTGTTAATCTGTCTATTGTGTTGGTTCTATTGA
- the LOC105216354 gene encoding uncharacterized protein LOC105216354 isoform X4, with amino-acid sequence MFSSINFLFLISLAVTTWIILCYFKQIEQQREDPMTVEVHMNNAFEETMRAKACFENYDIYLNFLAIFACIYALAKVATFAENYVAQQVHARFKLAKLPNARPVQPTTVEEFRNQHAQLNMQIDNLEKENAKLAQKVKHLEQSNFLLRVKQLKSGAATTSTVCMLADAGNIQMPQENNKTTSNGMLHAFGSNGAGNVVVGGVGVACNQKEVVNGDGAVEGKERNSGPCFAATGGVFCYRNVIIQDDHSQRTRQIWQKYLEMQKYAIQKPAASHCATEVANAVPIVVSTEELQTMQGCILTNSNNME; translated from the exons ATGTTTTCCtcaattaattttctatttctgATATCGCTAGCGGTCACCACGTGGATCATACTCTGCTATTTCAAGCAAATCGAACAGCAACGCGAGGACCCCATGACCGTAGAGGTCCACATGA ACAACGCATTCGAGGAAACCATGCGGGCGAAAGCCTGTTTCGAGAATTACGACATTTATTTGAACTTTCTCGCCATCTTTGCGTGCATTTACGCGCTGGCAAAGGTGGCAACATTCGCCGAGAATTATGTGGCCCAACAGGTGCACGCCCGTTTCAAACTAGCGAAACTGCCGAACGCCAGGCCTGTGCAGCCAACCACCGTGGAGGAGTTTCGCAACCAGCACGCGCAACTCAACATGCAAATCGATAACTTAGAGAAGGAGAACGCCAAATTGGCGCAGAAAGTGAAGCACCTCGAGCAGAGTAACTTTCTTTTGAGAGTGAAACAGCTCAAGAGTGGCGCCGCAACAACTAGCACCGTTTGTATGCTTGCCGACGCCGGCAATATTCAAATGCCGCAGGAGAATAACAAGACCACTTCGAATGGCATGCTGCATGCGTTCGGCTCTAACGGCGCGGGCAATGTTGTCGTGGGTGGCGTCGGTGTTGCCTGCAATCAGAAGGAAGTCGTGAATGGTGATGGTGCTGtggaaggaaaggaaaggaacaGCGGTCCATGTTTTGCTGCAACTGGAGGTGTCTTCTGCTATCGGAATGTAATCATACAGGATGATCACTCTCAGCGGACACGTCAG ATCTGGCAGAAATATttggaaatgcaaaaatatgcgATACAAAAGCCGGCCGCGTCTCATTGTGCAACGGAAGTGGCAAATGCTGTGCCTATTGTTGTATCCACCGAAGAGCTACAAACGATGCAAG GATGCATTTTgacaaattcaaataatatggaataa
- the LOC105216354 gene encoding uncharacterized protein LOC105216354 isoform X3 gives MFSSINFLFLISLAVTTWIILCYFKQIEQQREDPMTVEVHMNNAFEETMRAKACFENYDIYLNFLAIFACIYALAKVATFAENYVAQQVHARFKLAKLPNARPVQPTTVEEFRNQHAQLNMQIDNLEKENAKLAQKVKHLEQSNFLLRVKQLKSGAATTSTVCMLADAGNIQMPQENNKTTSNGMLHAFGSNGAGNVVVGGVGVACNQKEVVNGDGAVEGKERNSGPCFAATGGVFCYRNVIIQDDHSQRTRQVYVNEGNVKLQFQDFNQEGDNITQIWQKYLEMQKYAIQKPAASHCATEVANAVPIVVSTEELQTMQGCILTNSNNME, from the exons ATGTTTTCCtcaattaattttctatttctgATATCGCTAGCGGTCACCACGTGGATCATACTCTGCTATTTCAAGCAAATCGAACAGCAACGCGAGGACCCCATGACCGTAGAGGTCCACATGA ACAACGCATTCGAGGAAACCATGCGGGCGAAAGCCTGTTTCGAGAATTACGACATTTATTTGAACTTTCTCGCCATCTTTGCGTGCATTTACGCGCTGGCAAAGGTGGCAACATTCGCCGAGAATTATGTGGCCCAACAGGTGCACGCCCGTTTCAAACTAGCGAAACTGCCGAACGCCAGGCCTGTGCAGCCAACCACCGTGGAGGAGTTTCGCAACCAGCACGCGCAACTCAACATGCAAATCGATAACTTAGAGAAGGAGAACGCCAAATTGGCGCAGAAAGTGAAGCACCTCGAGCAGAGTAACTTTCTTTTGAGAGTGAAACAGCTCAAGAGTGGCGCCGCAACAACTAGCACCGTTTGTATGCTTGCCGACGCCGGCAATATTCAAATGCCGCAGGAGAATAACAAGACCACTTCGAATGGCATGCTGCATGCGTTCGGCTCTAACGGCGCGGGCAATGTTGTCGTGGGTGGCGTCGGTGTTGCCTGCAATCAGAAGGAAGTCGTGAATGGTGATGGTGCTGtggaaggaaaggaaaggaacaGCGGTCCATGTTTTGCTGCAACTGGAGGTGTCTTCTGCTATCGGAATGTAATCATACAGGATGATCACTCTCAGCGGACACGTCAGGTATATGTGAATGAGGGCAATGTAAAATTGCAATTTCAAGACTTTAACCAAGAAGGTGACAACATCACGCAGATCTGGCAGAAATATttggaaatgcaaaaatatgcgATACAAAAGCCGGCCGCGTCTCATTGTGCAACGGAAGTGGCAAATGCTGTGCCTATTGTTGTATCCACCGAAGAGCTACAAACGATGCAAG GATGCATTTTgacaaattcaaataatatggaataa
- the LOC105216354 gene encoding uncharacterized protein LOC105216354 isoform X1, with product MFSSINFLFLISLAVTTWIILCYFKQIEQQREDPMTVEVHMNNAFEETMRAKACFENYDIYLNFLAIFACIYALAKVATFAENYVAQQVHARFKLAKLPNARPVQPTTVEEFRNQHAQLNMQIDNLEKENAKLAQKVKHLEQSNFLLRVKQLKSGAATTSTVCMLADAGNIQMPQENNKTTSNGMLHAFGSNGAGNVVVGGVGVACNQKEVVNGDGAVEGKERNSGPCFAATGGVFCYRNVIIQDDHSQRTRQVYVNEGNVKLQFQDFNQEGDNITQIWQKYLEMQKYAIQKPAASHCATEVANAVPIVVSTEELQTMQGTDQQRGKRQPQRTRHAILPPTSSSSKNSANLHTTPHTHTHIPQTSLTLPIQIYYKNLLICLLCWFY from the exons ATGTTTTCCtcaattaattttctatttctgATATCGCTAGCGGTCACCACGTGGATCATACTCTGCTATTTCAAGCAAATCGAACAGCAACGCGAGGACCCCATGACCGTAGAGGTCCACATGA ACAACGCATTCGAGGAAACCATGCGGGCGAAAGCCTGTTTCGAGAATTACGACATTTATTTGAACTTTCTCGCCATCTTTGCGTGCATTTACGCGCTGGCAAAGGTGGCAACATTCGCCGAGAATTATGTGGCCCAACAGGTGCACGCCCGTTTCAAACTAGCGAAACTGCCGAACGCCAGGCCTGTGCAGCCAACCACCGTGGAGGAGTTTCGCAACCAGCACGCGCAACTCAACATGCAAATCGATAACTTAGAGAAGGAGAACGCCAAATTGGCGCAGAAAGTGAAGCACCTCGAGCAGAGTAACTTTCTTTTGAGAGTGAAACAGCTCAAGAGTGGCGCCGCAACAACTAGCACCGTTTGTATGCTTGCCGACGCCGGCAATATTCAAATGCCGCAGGAGAATAACAAGACCACTTCGAATGGCATGCTGCATGCGTTCGGCTCTAACGGCGCGGGCAATGTTGTCGTGGGTGGCGTCGGTGTTGCCTGCAATCAGAAGGAAGTCGTGAATGGTGATGGTGCTGtggaaggaaaggaaaggaacaGCGGTCCATGTTTTGCTGCAACTGGAGGTGTCTTCTGCTATCGGAATGTAATCATACAGGATGATCACTCTCAGCGGACACGTCAGGTATATGTGAATGAGGGCAATGTAAAATTGCAATTTCAAGACTTTAACCAAGAAGGTGACAACATCACGCAGATCTGGCAGAAATATttggaaatgcaaaaatatgcgATACAAAAGCCGGCCGCGTCTCATTGTGCAACGGAAGTGGCAAATGCTGTGCCTATTGTTGTATCCACCGAAGAGCTACAAACGATGCAAGGTACCGATCAGCAGAGAGGCAAGCGCCAACCACAACGCACACGACACGCCATCTTGCCACCCACAAGCTCTTCTAGCAAAAATTCAGCCAACTTACACACgacaccgcacacacacacgcatatccCGCAAACTTCACTCACTTTACCCATacaaatttactataaaaatcTGTTAATCTGTCTATTGTGTTGGTTCTATTGA